The sequence below is a genomic window from Marmota flaviventris isolate mMarFla1 chromosome 9, mMarFla1.hap1, whole genome shotgun sequence.
GAGTCTGCCAAGGCCTGGTCACCCTCCCGGGACTCCATGTGAGGACCCATCTAACAGTCTTGGTGGCCTCCTGCCCCCAGTGAAGGCCTGACGCATCCGTGGCTCCATTGAGCCTCTGAATGCCTTTTCTCCTAGACTCAGGCTGAATGTGTGTCCCCTGGTCACTCGGAGCCATCTGTCCTTTACACCCAGCCAGTGAACCCCCACCCAGCACCCCCACTGCTCCAACACCCTCGGAGACTCTTCCTCTTGGACTGACTGGTGTTGGCTTTTGGTTCCTGAAACCCCGGGGGAAGAGGCCGACTTCTGTCTCCTACCCACCCAATGGGTAGTTGCTGTGGGGCTCAGGGCTCTCAGTGTGTGTGCCGGGACCATTTCCACCATGGGAGTGCAGCCAAGGGCCCCAAAGCCCCTTGGGACATGAAGAACAGGGTGCACGccctttttttcttcagaaaatgaCTCAGGGCCCTGCTCACATGtaatatctttttgtttgtttgtttacttattttagtAACTAGTAGAATTTagtaacttttttgtttgtttagaataAGTTGTCCTCAGGGAGGGCTGGGAACCAAGCCATGACAATGATTCCAGGATTGGAAACAAGAACAGAGAAGTTTCAGAGGAATAAAGATTTTAGCTGGAAATGAACAAAGGGGCTGCCATGAGAGGTGGTGCGGGATGTTCACTGCACAAGGGTGACTGGTTGGAGGAGTCAGGAGATGGCTGAGATCCAGAGAGAGGCCTGTGCCTCATGTCAAGCCTGATGCCCTAGGCTGAGATATGTCTGTAGGGGAGAGGGGTGATCATTTCTTATTCCACAGAGCAGCCTGTGCTCCAACCCCAGCACTCGGGGCTGGTACTACGCAGAAGGAGTACCTTTTAAAATTCACATCTTGcgggtgcggtggcgcacgcctgtaattccaatggctcaggaggctgaggctggaggatcacgaattcaaagccagcctcagcaaaagcgaggtgctaagtctcagtgggaccctgtctctaaataaaatacaaaaaagggctggggatgtggctcagcggtggagcgcccCAAGTTCATCTCGGGTATCCCCTCTGCCCCCGCTGACCCCCAGATGCACATCATACCGCCTGAAGCTCCTCGCCTCGTCACATAGCTAGGAAGAGGCAGTGCCAGATGCAGACACTGGCGGTCTGGTTGCAGGGTCCTGGGGCCTCACCACCATGCGCCCTGCCTGAATGGCCTTCTCATGGATCAGTGGGGGGGCAGGGATGGGGGCACTTCCCCAGGATGGGTGGAAACAGCCACCTGTTTCTCGGGAGGCTGCAGGCATCTGTGTTTGGAAGTCCAAGCCTCCCTGGCCCAGGGCAGAGGCCGGATGAGCAAGGTCCCCGCTGCTTCACCATCGGGGCTGGGAGAAGTGCTGTCCTGCTTACCCACCCTCCACCCTGTCAAGCACCCAGGCTGTGCGCCAGCCCAGGCCTCAGTGGGACACCCTGCCCTCTGTCCTGACTCGGTCTTGACATGTTTTATTGAGCATCTGCGGGCTGCTGTGAAGAAAGGGAGTCTGACCCCCAAAAGCTAAGCAGAGGGTGAGGTTAGGGAACGATGAAGTGCAAACTACAGGATTCAAAGTTCTCTTACCCCAGGGCTTCCAGCCTATTCTAAATGAAACCCGGACAGCCTTGGCCTTTAGCCTATGCCCATTTCTCCCCCAGCAGGGGAAGAAGCTAATTTTTTCGAGCACTTACTCTCtcctctaaaaaaatacaaaaaagggctggggatgggtcaGTGGTGGAGCCCCCTGACTCCCCTCGGCCAGCCCTCGCCTCTGCCTCAAAGCAGACACTGGTCCTGCTCACAGATGACAACGCGGGGCTCAGCAAGGGGAAGTGACCGGCCTCTGGCTGTGAGTGTGGGGCCAGCGCTGGTGGCCAGGCCTCCCACGCTCCTCCTATCCCCCTGCTTTCCTGGGGTCCCTGGTGCACAGGCACCCATGCCACTTGGGGACCTTCCTCTCTGAGGACTATGGCGTCAGAAGAGAGCGGTCCAAGGAGGGTGGAAAGCAGGGCAAGGCATAGTCCTCATCCTCCTGCACGCTGGTCACTCCAAAGCACACCCCTGGACATACCAAGCCCCCACTTTGCTGCACACAGGGATGGCCCAGTGCACACTCGCAGTGTCCTTGGGCTGCAAAGACTCCTCCATAAAGGACTCGGTGGAGCAGGGGCTGCTGGCAGATGGATGAATGGTTCTCGATCACCAGCGTGAGAGCTCAATCTCTGGCTGTCACTGCCTCCCGCCCCCAGACAGACACACaagcacacgcacacacacgcacatacacacgcgcacacacactgGAGCTGACAGCTgtttcctccctcagcctcactcctcccctccctccgcCTGCCCCACGCCTCTGTCTGGCTGCTACTAGGAGCCAAGTGCCTGCAGGGCTGGAATCCTGTGCTCCCTCTGTGCCCAGGTAAGGAGGCCACGGTCCAGGGCTGGGCAGCCTTAGTGCCCTCTCTGGACCCACAGGAGAGGGCAGAATTTTACCAGAACAGAGGGCTGCTACCGGACAGGATGGCAGAGGAGTGAGTTTACCAGGCGGGAGGGAACTTGCTGCTCAGAGGGTGGAAGGAGTCAGCTTTCTCAGGCGTTAACtagaggccaggcacagtggcagtCGTTGACCTGGGGGAAGATGGCACCAGCAGGCTTGAGGTAACTGCCCAGGTTTGCCCAGCCTGGAAGCCAAGGAGCCTGGAATCAAGCCCAGGACTTGGACTCCCCAAACTTGTGTTCTTGGGCCCCTGCACCCCAGGACCCCAGCTGCCGGGATGGAGGATGGGGGCTGTCTCCATGCAGCCAGAGGGACCAGGTAGATGGCTCCAGAGGGTCCAGCAGGACTGTGCTCTCCGAGCATCCCATGGGACTCAGGCAAACATTAGGGCTGAGAGGGGATGGCATGCACCTGGTGTGCTGGGAGGAGAGTCCCAGCCCCTGCTGCAGCCGAGGACAGAGAAGCCACGCTTCTCTGCAAAATGGGGTCTCATGGGGTTATTGGGAGGTAACTGCAAACTAGAAAGCTTGGGAAGCAGCACCATTCTCAGGGGACACAGGCCAGCTCCCCTCCCACCCACCTGCAGAGCTCAGCTTCAAGGGACCCATCTCCCAGGGAAAGTCTAGTGTGGATCCCAGGAGCCCAACCTGCAAAGAGCAGGATCCCTGGAGGGAGTGGATTTTCTCACCCTCTGCCATCCTAGCCGGCCAGGTGTTGGGCTGGGAAGAGGAGCACTGAAGGCCATTGCTcctgtctttctcttctttcctccatcgTCCCTGGCTTAGTGCCACACTGTTGCTCCTCTGTGTGGCTGTGCTGCTTGGGTGGATTGGCGAGTTCTTCAAAcactcctgtctcagtttcctcatctggaaagtgGCAGGGACAGAGCCTAGCACCTTTCTCTCAGAGCCATGAGAAAGATGAGCACCTATGCAAAGGACCTTCCAGGGTCCCTGGCGTGTCATGAGTGCCCAGCGCAACCTGAGCTCCCATGCCCTGCTCTGTCCCCTCTCCACAGCAGGGAGCCTCCACCCCAAGTCAACCCTCCTCGATCTCCATCAGCTTCACCCGAGTCTTCACGGGAGGGCTCTGGGATTCTCTGAGGCTGTGAGCATGTGTGGCTGTGTGCTGTGTCTGTCAGATTCTGGCTTCTCCAGCGCGGGGTAGTGACTGGATAAATAGCTGCTGGGGGGTGTGTGGGTGAGTGAGAAAATGAACAGGGGTGGGTTTCCTGGGATTGGTAGCATTGCTATGGCTGCCCCTAGGAGGAGGGTTTGTTTGGTACCCCGGGGCCATCGGGTGGGTCCTTGTGcccagctctctctcttcttatctCATTTCCTTTCCTACTATCAGAGGAGGGGCCAGCTCTGCTTTTTGCGGTCAACACACCCAGCCAGCCACCTCTGTGTGACCAACAGACTCCGGAGGACCTGCAGAGGCAAAGCCTGGGGTGCTGGGGAGGGCTGGTGGAGACTCCTCCTCCCGCCCCCTCTCTCCAGGTGGCTGCAAAGCTCCTGCACTATATGGGGGCTGTGTCCATCCACCAGTGCTCTGGGGCAGCAAAAAGGAATTCTGCACGGCCTGACCTCCATTAAACACAGTTCTGTGGACCAGGCCTTTTTGCATATTAACtcatgagtttattttatttttattctgatagcCCATGAGTTAGAGATAGTTATGAGGAACACCCACATTACAGGGGAGGAAACGGGCTCAGGAAAGTtcaatgacttgcccaaggtcccacAGGGAGCAGGTGGTGGAGCTGGGATGTTGGTCACTCCAACTTTGCTCAATGTCACTGGTCCCCAGTGGCCCCACCTATCACATTGGCAGGTCACCTTATCTCTTAGCAAGGTTCCCAGGGCTCTCTCTGGTTCCCAGGGTGTCCCAGCTCGGCCAGACTCAGCGTGTCCTTCTCCACCACAGAGCTCAGCCATGTTGGCCAACACCACCCTGAAGCCACTCTGTCCGCTCTTGGAGCAGATGAGCCAACTCCAGAGCCACACCAACTCCAGCATCCGCTTAATCGACCACGTGTCTGTGCTGCTGCACGGGGTGGCCTCGCTGCTGGGCCTGGTGGAGAATGGACTCATCCTCTTTGTAGTGGGCTGTCGCATGCGACAGACGGTGGTCACCACCTGGGTGCTGCATCTGGCGCTGTCTGACCTGTTGGCCGCTGCCTCCCTGCCCTTCTTCACCTACTTCCTGGCCGTGGGACACTCATGGGAGCTGGGCACCACCTTCTGCAAACTGCACTCTTCTATCTTCTTCCTCAACATGTTTGCTAGCGGCTTCCTGCTCAGCGCCATCAGCCTGGACCGCTGTCTGCAGGTGGTGCGGCCGGTGTGGGCGCAGAACAACCGCACGGTGGCCGCGGCCCACAAAGTCTGTCTGGTGCTCTGGGTCCTGGCTGTGTTCAACACCGTGCCCTATTTCGTGTTCCGGGACACCATCCCGCGGCTGGACGGGCGCATCATGTGCTACTACAACGTGCTGCTCCTGAACCCCGGGCCTGACCGCGACGCCACGTGCGACTCGCGCCAGACCGCCCTGGCGGTCAGCAAGTTCCTGCTGGCCTTCGTGGTGCCGCTGGCCATCATCGCCTCAAGCCATGCGGCTGTGAGCGTGCAGCTTCGCCACCGGGGCCGCCGGCGGCCGGGTCGCTTCGTGCGCTTGGTGGCGGCCATCGTGGCCGCCTTCGTGCTCTGCTGGGGGCCCTACCACATCTTCTGCCTGCTGGAGGCGCGGGCGCACGCAGTCCCTACGCTGCGGCCGCTTGTGTGGCGCGGGCTGCCCTTCGTCACCAGCCTGGCCTTTATCAACAGCGTGGTCAACCCGCTGCTCTACGTGCTCACCTGCCCCGACGTGGTGCGCAAGCTGCGGCGCTCGTTGCGCACAGTGCTCGAGAGCGTGTTGGTGGACGACAGCGACCTGGGCGGCTGGGCGGGCAGCCGCCGCCGTCGCGCCTCCTCCACCGCCACCTCGGCCTCCTCCCTCTCGCTCACCGGCCGCCTCGCGCCCCCGCTCCGCCCGGAGCGCCTCCTCCGCTGGCTTCGAGGCAACAACGCAGCGCCTTCGCAGAGGGACCGGGCACGATCCCAAGACGAAAGGGGACCCCTGAACCGGGCGCTGAGCACCACCTCGGATTAGCCCAATGGCCTGCGCAGCCCGGAACGCAGGGCTGGGACCTGCTTTCTCCCCAAGGCAGAGGCAAGGCTCGAATCAAGCGTCAAGACTACCGCAAGGGCTCGTGAGCGCTGAGAGTCAGCGTTTTGAAGCGACCTGGGTGACTTTTTTCAGAAACTGACCTGGTTGAAACCGGGCTTCTCAAACCTTGACGTGCCTATAAGTCACCTTGGGATCTTGTTAGTTTATTTCAGTGGGTGGGGCGGGGTGCGGGAGATTCTGCTTTTCTAATACTTCCCAGGCAGTCACTAAGTGCTGCTGATCCAAGGACCACACTTGGAGTAACAGGAAGCTAAACTCATAATGACTTCTTAGACCAGCAGACAGAGTCCCAATGGTACAACTCCCTGGAGCCCAAttttaccagctgtgtgactgtGGAAGGCTAGGGTAGGATAGTTGTACAAATTTTTGGAGTAAAATGAGAAAGGTTTGAGAAGCACCATTCCAGATTAAGGCATTCAGGTTAGGTACTCAGCCAAGGTTTGAACTAGATGCTTTCTTCTGCAAATCTTTAGGATTAGCTTCTTGGGGTTCAGCGAGGTTAACGGTGTTGTGTGCAGGGTCTGCACCCTGTTCACTCCATTCCTATTCTGAGAGCACATCTAAGACCTACCCAAGCTACTTAAGAGCCCCGGGGGTGCCATGGTCAAGTGCTTGGGAAACCTGGGCTAATCCAAGTCACTGTGCATTGTTATTGGAGGTCTAGCCTTTGGTATCTGAATGGACACAGCAATTCACGGCACATGACATTTTCTAGTGAACTTGACCATGGCATCCTGAGCCTTGCACAGGACTGGCATCCTACAAGATGCCCTCTGGACAGTTAATCCCAAGGTCTTTGCAGCACCTGCCACCTGCCCACATGGGGGCACAGGAGGGGCAGCTTGTACCTGTGTAGCACTTCCACTCCATGGTCCCTAATGCCTCAGCGCTGCATGCCAAGGACTGACAGCTGGTGCCAGCACATATTTGTTTGGTTTGCGGAATATCAGTGGAAGAGCAGGGATGAGAAAGTCTTGTGATCTTGGTCCATTACTCCTGACCACTGAAGGCTGGGGCCACCAAGGACCAGGGTGGCCAGCTGTTAATTCTGGGTGCCAGGCAGGGCAGCCCATAGCATGTGCACTGCAAACTGGATAGCCAGATGTCACCCTGTAtggcctcctgctcctgctgttTCTCAGCACTTTTCACACCAGACACACCACACACTTGATTTGCTTATGTTTTTCCCATCAGAATAAAAGCTCCTGAGGGCAGGGACTTTTGTCTGTATTCCTTGGTGCCCAGAATTGTACCTGTATACcataggtattcaataaatacttttgtTGTAGACCAGATGGGCACGGCTTAGATCTGTGGGACTTCTGCAGTCTGGTATAGGAAAGGGGCTGCTAGAAACTGACTCTGCTTCCTGCAGTCTCCCCATTTTAAACCTTCAGTGTTCAAGTGGGGAGGAGCTGGATTCAGTTTGCTGGGGGACAGAGTTAGTGGGGTGCAGAAGTAGCCAAAGCAGCCTCTGGGAAGGTGTAAGGGACTTGGGTTCCCGATGGTTGGCCTCCAGGCCTGAGCTGGACCCAAGACCCTCAGACAGGACACGTACTGCTAGCTCAATGAGAAACCAGACTTTACTGTTCTTAGTCTGAAGGTTTTTGGaggatggggaaggagagaggactGGAACCTCTTCCCTCCCCTAGGCTCTGCCCCCAGAGACATGCCCAAGATCCCTCAAAAGCCCAAGAGTCCTGTCCAGGGTGGAATCCCTGTCTTGAGGCCACAGAGTTGGAGTGCTGGCTCCAGCAGAGATGTCTGACTGGTGACCTGAGAGGCCAGATGGCCATGTCTGATGTGGTTGTTGGTCTTGGAGGGCCTTGGCTGTTCTGAGTTCAGACCTTGGCTGCTGGCCGCTGGGGTGGCTGTTTCTGCAGCAGGGCTAGCGTGTCCCGCTTCTGAATGGAGCGCAGCTGCTTCTTCTTTGCCCGCTTGAGTTTGGCCGGGTTTCGGatctgggggtgggaggagagtcATTAGTGGGCTGGGAGGAGATTCCCTGTCCCTGTGGGAGAGGGAAGCCACCCTGCAGGGGTCTGGGATCACAGCAGGAACAGACATGGGAAAGGCAGCTCCAAGGCCTCACCTGGCCCAGCCATGTCTGCCTCAGCCAAGTGGCCAGGGGACACTTACCACTTGGACCACCTCAGCCTTCCGCTCGTTTTCCAGGCGTCGCCTCAGGTTCTCAGCCCGGCGCTGTTTCTTCTCCTGGAACACACAGGGCACATGGGCAAGGGAATTGAGGCTGGGAGCTACGGTGGCCCAGCAGAGTGAGGGCTGGTCAATTCCCATTAAGTGGAGGAAGGACTCCCATCTGGGCTCCGTGTTGCTTCTGGTGGTGAGCATGGAACCTGGACACCAATGGGAGGGCCTGGAGAACAACACTCGTGCCACGGGCCTGGCGTCCAGGTGCCCACTGTGCTGGAAAGTCTGACCCTCACATTAGAAGGAGGGTACCTGGACGGACCGTGAGAAAGGGCTTAGACAGGAGGACTGCCTCCCTCCCTGGAACTTTGCAAATGCCTGGAACAGGCTGTTTACCAAACTGCTCATCACTGTGAGGGAGGTGGATCCCCCATTCCCACCTTCTCAGGGTCTCCCTCTCCCCCGATGCCCAAGTGCCACAAAATGTGAGGCCTGGGCTCTGTTGGTGTCcccagggaggaggtggggctgggagagCTGAGCTGCCCAGAAGAGGCTCTGAGGGATCTGGCCCAGGTTTGAATCTTGCCTGCTACTGGGGTTGTGACAGTCTAGTTCCAGAGCATGGGTCCTACCTGGACACTGGAGGAAGACAGCTGTAGTTGCCAAGCCCCGAGTTCACTGCTTACTGCCTGTGTGACCCTGGGTGAGGTGGCCTCAGATAACTGCTAAACAGGTAAATGCCTCAACTCCCCCATATGGAAAGCAGGACAGTCACAGTAACCCGCTCCTGCAAGGTGAGTGGACGAGTGCACGCGCAGGTTTTAGACAGCATCCTACTGTCGGGACACTCACAACCTAGATGGGGTCTGTCCTGGAAATTAAGCCATGCCCTTGACTATGCAGAGGGTCCCCTGGAAGGCCCAGGAAAGGGACATCAGCTCCTAGGCTGTTGCATGGTCAGGTGCCTCTCTTGGCTTTGTCAACTTGGGGTAACAGGATGGCCTGGGCCCCTGGGGAGAAAGGAGAAGTGAGACTTGGGCTCCTGCGGTATCGGGGGAGgtatgggctggggctgagaAGAAGGCAGCTATCTTGCTTAAGAGGGAGCCAGGGCTGCACAGGAAGTGAGGTAAGACCTCAGCACATGGAGGTAGCCACTCTGTCCCTAGGGCCATGCCACAAGCTGACCTGGGCCAAATCAACAGGTAGGGTGAGTTATCTGACCCTGGATCAGTGCTCCTCCTGCACTCTGGGGTCACCCAATGGGCAGGATCCCCAATAACTCTGGTATTGGGGGACAGCACTGCTGCCCAGTGCAGCCACCACCTGGCTTTTCTGGATGCTGCCTGCTGAGTGCCCTCTTCACCCCTACTGGGGAGACGCCTTGGTGATGTGGGTGAAGCTGGGACCTTTTACTGCCTGGAGACTGAAGATGTGAGGTGTGAGCCTCTAATGGACATTCCTGGCTCTGGGATGAGTGACAGGTGTGTGGAAGCCACTTCTTGAGTGACGCAGCAAAACTGGGGACAAGATTTTCCAATCTGTAGGCCTTTCCCAAATGAGCAGGTCCTGGGGAAGGGACACTGATCACATCTCACTGGATGCTCCTACCACTGGTGAGGGCCTCCTGGGATTTCTTTCTGGGCTCTTGCACCCCACTTTGGAGCCTCCTGCCCATCCTTGACCCACAGGCCCAGGTTGAGCTGGATGACTTATTGCACTTCCCCACCCTGGGGGTCCAAAGGGGGGCCCTGGGGCTCAGGGTCTCTGACTGTCGGCCTCGCCCGGCTCCCGCGTGCCTTACAGAGGCAGGCATGCTCAGCCCCAGAGCTGCAGCCTTGCCTGGCTGGCCTCTCACCTGGCGgcgcttctccttctcctcctgcagGTGCCGGGCAAAGTCCTTGGTCAGTTTCCTCTCCTGTCGCTCCTTCATCTTCCGCTGCCAGGATGTGCGCAGGGGCTTGTCCTGAACCATCTGGGAGAACCTGGAGGGTTAAGCAGGGGCTTGTGGGATGTGGGGGTGACTACTCCTGCCCCGCTGCCCTCactctgggctctgggccttcTTTTGCCGAGGGGAGAACACCTGCAGTGATGGGCGCTTACTCCCTGAGCGAGTTAAGCAGGGGGTGGCCGTCCTGCTTCCCAAGGTGAGGCTGGGCAGGTGCCTCTCCCCCTGGCTGGGATGCATGAAGGGAGTGGGCATTAGGGGATTTCAAGGAAGTCAGGACTTCTGAAGAGTGGCGATGTTTTTAAGAGTCATAGGAGAAATGAACACTCTCCAAGGAGGCGTCCTGCGGGAGCTCATGGGCTTTGAAACATTCTAGGGAAAAGAGTGAGAGAAAACTGCCCAGGACAAAGGTCCTGAGGCCAATGAAACGCTGAGAAGTGTCAAAACTGGCGATGGGAACATGGGGCTCATGACCCTATGCTCTCTCCAGGTCTGTGTGCTCAAAAATTTCCatcataaaaagcaaaacaaagcgaGCCTCCCAGCTCAGTCCTCCTCCTGTCACTATTCACTGTCCCACAGACTGACTGGCACTTTTCCTTTTACCCCCAAGGCTCCTCTGCAGAGCCTCACAGTGGCCTTCCTGCTTCCTGACCAAAGTCTTCTGAAAGAGTTCCTGTTTCCCCACGTCCACTGTAGCACGCCCCAAACTGTTCCAGCCTCTGAAGGCCCGTGTACATGCTGGGCATAGTCCACTCCTGTCCATGGGAAGGGTCAATACAGTTCTTCTGGGCCATTCTCTCCCCTTCCACAGAGTCGGGCACATGTATCCCAGAACTTGATTCCAGGCCCCTCCATGCAGAGCCTGGTTCTGCCCCTTCACACCGCAGTGCCAGCCTCTGGCCCCAGCACACCCTCTCCTGTTCCCTCTCCCACGCCTAGGGCCTGCTGTTCTAGACCCACCCTCTAAAAACAAAAGAGTGCGCACTGCCTGGACCTCCTCCCTGGTCTTAAAGCTGGGCTTTCCAAACTCGGGTATGAGAATCCTGAAAggacaaggtgtgtgtgtgtgtggggggtcccGGAGTCACCAGAGCCACAGGGCACAGTGGTGTTTGGGGAACTTTCTGGGATGGGGGAAATGCTCCACACCTGTGCAGTCCAGTATGGGAGCCTCCACTCACAGGGCTGCACTTGGGGTTAAGAAAGTAAATGTAGATTTCATTCAACTTTAATTTAAATAGTTATATGTGGCTGACGGCTTGTGGGTTGGGTCAGTCTAGTTTCAGAGCATGGGTCCTACCTGGACACTGGAGGACAGGCCAGCTGCCAAGCCCCGAGTTCACTGCTTACTGCCTGTGTGACCCTGGGTGAGGTGGCCTCTGAGACTTCATTCTCCCACATGGAGATGAGCATTGTGTCCTGAGCATGTAATGGAAGTCAGCTGGGGCCAATGACCTCCTTCCCTGCTCTACCTGCTCCTCTCTTTCCCCTCCACTGGGCCCACCCACTCCTGCTCAGTAAGCTCACCCTCTCCCAGGGGTGGCCCCAGTGCCAGGACCCCAGTTCCTCAAGCTCGACTTGCTCATCACCCTCTTCCCACTGCAACCAACCTCCTCATCTGGTTCTGTGTGGCCATCAGTGGCCCCTGTCATTCTCCTAGACCTTCTGagacagggaggaggggcagtACCACCAGCCACTTCTCCAATCCTCCAGCTTCAAAGCTTGTCTGATTGTTCACGACTCAtttagcctcagtttccacagACATAAAACAGGAGTGAAAATGACACCCGCTCCATAGGACCAAGGTACAGGTTAAATGCCATGACAGGATGTCTGTGTTTGAAAGGCTCTTCCCCAGCCAAGCCCCTCGGAAGAGCACACTGTTCTATATAATCAGggcttggtgattttttttttatcctaagtGCAAATAACTGTAACAGATGACAGTGGGCGAAGACCTCACTGCTTTTATCAAATAATGGCTGGTTTACTTGTGTCTGCCTCCCTATTGGAGATGGCAGACAATGGGAAATGTCTGTTAAGTGAATATGGGACTTAGGTGATTGCTATAGGGGAGATCCATAAGGACCCCAggaaagaaaccatgaaaatGACCTTTGAGGGCCTGGTCTCACCCTCCTGGGATCTCAAGCATTTTTATCACATTCTGACTTTGATCACCTGTTGGTTGACACCCTCACTGAAGAGAGCTCCTTTCAATTTTGGGCCTCAGGGTTACACCAGGGTAAAGGCAGGGCCCAAACACATAAAGAACCCCATCCCTGCCATGCCGTCCCCCATTTCACCTCTTCTTGGAGCGGTCCTTCCATACTCTCCCGGATTTGGGCTTCCCCTTAGGGATTACAGGAagctcctcctgctccttcttcaGCTTCTTGGACGCTGGGGCCTGCATTGAAGATCCATTTCGCTTCTTTGGGCTGAGGCCGCCTGTCACCTTCTCTCTAGATGAAAGTGGCTTGCTTGGCTCCTGCTGGTTCCCAGGGGAGTCAGGTGCCCTGGGGGTCAGCTCCTGTAGTGGTTGCGAGGGCTCCGGACCCGGGGCTTGCTGACCCGGGTAAGGCTCTGGTGACCCTGCGCCTGGCTGCAGCTGATGTGGGGGGGATCCCGGGGCCAGCTCCTCCTTACACTGGGCCACCTCTGAGTCCAGTTCTCCTCGGTCCTGGGGGAAATTCGGTGATTCCTCACTTGGCTTAGGCTGAGGTTGATGGAATTCAGGAATCGAGTCTGGCTGTCTTGGAGGTGACTCCAGGCCtggcttttgctgatgctggggGGACTCTGGGCACAGCTCCGGCTGTGTTTGGGGGGGCTCTGGGCCCGGCTCCGACTGTCTTCGTGGGGACCCCAGGCCTGGCTCTTGCCGTGGCTGGGGAGACTCTGGGACCGGATCCGGCTGCCTTCGGGGAGACCCCAGGCCTGGCTCTTGCCGATGCTGGGGGGACTCTGGGCCCGGCTCCGGCTGCCTTCGGGGGGACCCCAGGCCTGGCTCTTGCCGATGCTGGGGGGACTCTGGGCCCGGCTCCGGCTGCCTTCGGGGGGACCCCAGGCCTGGCTCTTGTCGATGCTGGGGGGACTCTGGGCCCAATTCTGGCTGTCTTCGCGGGGACTCCAAGTCTGCACACCGCGGCAGGCTGGGTGATCCCGGGCTTGTCTCCCGCTGACGTCGGGGAGACTCCAGGCCGAGTGGCTGCACATTCAGAGTAGACCCGGGCTCCCTCGTTTCTTCCGGGTTCGACTCGACCTCCACAAGGGCGCGTCTCACCCGAGAAACTGAGGCGAGACTCCCAGGGGCTTCGGGCTTTAGGCCCTCCAGTCTCCGGCTGCGCCTAAGCGGCGTATCCATGGCCCAGCCTGAAAGTTTCTAAACCCGAGTCCACGTGAAACCTCTGCCGGTGGCGCCTTCCTATGACGTCAGAGACGCCCCGGCCGTGCCGGGCTGGAAGGGCTGTTTCCGGTGAGGCCGTGTTGGTGAGGGGCAGGGAGTCTTCTACCCGGAAGGGGCGGGGCTTATCGGGCGCCTGCGCAATGCGCATGGGCTCGGCCGAGACCCGCGAGTTTTTTGAAGGGTTTCACCTTTACCTTCCTCGCGAACGTCGTTTTCTTGGGGTGAAAGGAGAGTGT
It includes:
- the Ptgdr2 gene encoding prostaglandin D2 receptor 2, with protein sequence MLANTTLKPLCPLLEQMSQLQSHTNSSIRLIDHVSVLLHGVASLLGLVENGLILFVVGCRMRQTVVTTWVLHLALSDLLAAASLPFFTYFLAVGHSWELGTTFCKLHSSIFFLNMFASGFLLSAISLDRCLQVVRPVWAQNNRTVAAAHKVCLVLWVLAVFNTVPYFVFRDTIPRLDGRIMCYYNVLLLNPGPDRDATCDSRQTALAVSKFLLAFVVPLAIIASSHAAVSVQLRHRGRRRPGRFVRLVAAIVAAFVLCWGPYHIFCLLEARAHAVPTLRPLVWRGLPFVTSLAFINSVVNPLLYVLTCPDVVRKLRRSLRTVLESVLVDDSDLGGWAGSRRRRASSTATSASSLSLTGRLAPPLRPERLLRWLRGNNAAPSQRDRARSQDERGPLNRALSTTSD
- the Ccdc86 gene encoding coiled-coil domain-containing protein 86 — encoded protein: MDTPLRRSRRLEGLKPEAPGSLASVSRVRRALVEVESNPEETREPGSTLNVQPLGLESPRRQRETSPGSPSLPRCADLESPRRQPELGPESPQHRQEPGLGSPRRQPEPGPESPQHRQEPGLGSPRRQPEPGPESPQHRQEPGLGSPRRQPDPVPESPQPRQEPGLGSPRRQSEPGPEPPQTQPELCPESPQHQQKPGLESPPRQPDSIPEFHQPQPKPSEESPNFPQDRGELDSEVAQCKEELAPGSPPHQLQPGAGSPEPYPGQQAPGPEPSQPLQELTPRAPDSPGNQQEPSKPLSSREKVTGGLSPKKRNGSSMQAPASKKLKKEQEELPVIPKGKPKSGRVWKDRSKKRFSQMVQDKPLRTSWQRKMKERQERKLTKDFARHLQEEKEKRRQEKKQRRAENLRRRLENERKAEVVQVIRNPAKLKRAKKKQLRSIQKRDTLALLQKQPPQRPAAKV